The following are from one region of the Actinoplanes sp. L3-i22 genome:
- a CDS encoding efflux RND transporter periplasmic adaptor subunit: MGIAAGVALGVVHSRQNSGKSATIVAVAVAKGAVTLDVATAGTVEPATTRELSFAVNGTVEAIKVRAGTKVKAGATLATVDDTDATGDVDDAEGTLSDAEDRLDDAEDQAAAVTASATACATATTARGHLTGVSPVPEVAAAGCTTRGYPDTGNDSILSARQAVNKASQAVDKAQAALDGTVILAPIAGTVVSVAGSVGDTVSSGKTFLTLADTYDMQVEADFPEADAGSLKVGQTGTITLADHDEALDGTVVQVDPVGTSDGTLVRYGVVLSFKSAPTDLLVGQTAQVKVRVGESTDVLRVPSTAVHDITGGSGTVLVRSGSRSTRKTVTVGLRGDQYTEVTDGLASGDQVVRSW, from the coding sequence GTGGGAATCGCCGCCGGCGTGGCCCTCGGAGTCGTGCACAGCCGCCAGAACAGCGGGAAGTCCGCCACGATCGTCGCGGTCGCGGTGGCGAAGGGCGCGGTCACCCTGGACGTGGCCACCGCCGGCACGGTCGAGCCGGCCACCACCCGGGAGCTCTCGTTCGCGGTCAACGGCACCGTCGAGGCGATCAAGGTCCGGGCCGGCACCAAGGTCAAGGCCGGGGCGACCCTGGCGACCGTCGACGACACCGACGCGACCGGCGACGTGGACGACGCCGAGGGCACCCTGAGCGACGCCGAGGACCGGCTCGACGACGCCGAGGACCAGGCCGCCGCGGTCACCGCGTCGGCGACCGCGTGCGCCACCGCGACCACGGCCCGGGGACATCTGACCGGGGTCAGCCCGGTGCCGGAGGTGGCCGCGGCCGGCTGCACCACCCGCGGGTACCCGGACACCGGCAACGACTCGATCCTCAGCGCGCGGCAGGCGGTCAACAAGGCCTCGCAGGCCGTCGACAAGGCGCAGGCGGCCCTGGACGGCACGGTGATCCTGGCGCCGATCGCCGGGACCGTGGTCTCCGTCGCGGGCAGCGTCGGCGACACGGTGAGCAGCGGGAAGACGTTCCTCACCCTGGCCGACACGTACGACATGCAGGTCGAGGCGGACTTCCCGGAGGCCGACGCCGGCTCGCTGAAGGTCGGCCAGACCGGCACGATCACGCTCGCCGACCACGACGAGGCCCTGGACGGCACCGTGGTGCAGGTCGACCCGGTCGGCACCTCGGACGGCACGCTGGTCCGCTACGGCGTGGTGCTCTCCTTCAAGTCCGCCCCCACCGACCTGCTCGTCGGGCAGACCGCGCAGGTCAAGGTCCGGGTCGGCGAGTCCACGGACGTGCTGCGCGTGCCGTCCACCGCGGTGCACGACATCACCGGCGGATCGGGCACCGTGCTGGTCCGCAGCGGGTCGCGGAGCACCCGGAAAACCGTGACCGTCGGACTGCGTGGCGACCAGTACACCGAGGTCACCGACGGACTGGCGAGCGGCGACCAGGTCGTACGTTCTTGGTGA
- a CDS encoding HAMP domain-containing sensor histidine kinase, protein MSTPEAPSPSVEAQMRRRLRRHNRALAELAATKTELVSALLHELRTPLTAALGMLDMLPEQTGDPLLDEALPLISRNLRRIERCTNEIATISGIESGTIPLDRTEFDLPGMLRRVAGAAGADCATAPPDGLFLGDRERLSEVVTRLLAAVRALSGSAEIEAELVGGEWQVSFPLPDEQVTDRLFTSTGAGGNAMALIMARAVVGRHGGSVGVHSSGGTAYLRMLLPL, encoded by the coding sequence TTGAGTACGCCGGAAGCACCCTCACCCAGCGTCGAGGCGCAGATGCGCCGCCGGCTGCGCCGTCACAACCGGGCGCTCGCCGAACTCGCCGCCACCAAGACCGAACTGGTCAGCGCGCTGCTGCACGAGCTGCGGACCCCGCTGACCGCCGCCCTCGGCATGCTCGACATGCTGCCCGAACAGACCGGTGACCCACTGCTCGACGAGGCGCTGCCGCTGATCTCCCGCAACCTGCGCCGGATCGAGCGGTGCACCAACGAGATCGCCACGATCAGCGGGATCGAGAGCGGGACGATCCCGCTCGACCGGACCGAGTTCGACCTGCCCGGGATGCTCCGCCGGGTGGCCGGGGCGGCCGGGGCGGACTGCGCCACCGCACCGCCGGACGGGCTGTTCCTCGGCGACCGGGAACGCCTGAGCGAGGTCGTCACCCGGCTGCTCGCCGCGGTCCGGGCGCTGAGCGGCTCGGCCGAGATCGAGGCGGAACTCGTCGGCGGCGAGTGGCAGGTGTCCTTCCCGCTGCCCGACGAGCAGGTCACCGACCGGCTGTTCACCTCGACCGGGGCGGGCGGCAACGCGATGGCGCTGATCATGGCCCGGGCGGTGGTGGGCCGGCACGGCGGGAGCGTCGGGGTGCACAGTTCCGGCGGAACCGCCTACCTCCGGATGCTGCTGCCCCTCTAG
- a CDS encoding efflux RND transporter periplasmic adaptor subunit, whose translation MVKALRTPSTAINALLALLIVGAAIWGVNLIRSTSSGNEAKATDVRTVTVSQGTVTKTVSADGTVASASTAAATFTTSGTVTAIKVKVGDKVTKGQLLAQVDATDAQRDLDLANANLDAANDSLDRADTAGTDTTTAENQVTSAKLAVADAAASVAGTKLTAPMAGTVTAVNGSLGGSSSGSSSSSASTGTGGSGASSSSSSSSSGFIAIEDLSRLQITAAFSESDTTALKAGQSATITWNALASAETTGKVVAVDPTATTSNSVVTYGVTVSLPDPPDGAKPGQTVSVAVVTGSVDNAVKVNSAAVTVSGRRSTATVLTSTGTQEVRQVQVGLEGDDAYQITSGLTAGEKVVVPTSSTTSSNSSSRSGTGFGSGTGGFTGGGGAPPGGR comes from the coding sequence ATGGTGAAAGCGCTTCGCACCCCGAGCACGGCGATCAACGCCCTGCTGGCCCTACTGATCGTCGGCGCCGCGATCTGGGGCGTCAATCTGATCCGGAGCACCTCCTCCGGCAACGAGGCGAAAGCCACCGACGTGCGCACCGTCACCGTCTCGCAGGGCACGGTCACCAAGACCGTCAGCGCGGACGGCACGGTGGCCAGCGCGTCGACCGCCGCCGCCACGTTCACCACCTCCGGCACGGTCACCGCCATCAAGGTCAAGGTCGGCGACAAGGTGACCAAGGGCCAGCTGCTGGCCCAGGTCGACGCCACCGACGCGCAGCGCGACCTGGACCTGGCGAACGCCAACCTGGACGCCGCGAACGACTCGCTGGACCGGGCCGACACCGCCGGCACCGACACCACCACCGCCGAGAACCAGGTCACCTCGGCGAAACTGGCGGTCGCCGACGCCGCGGCCTCGGTCGCCGGCACCAAGCTGACCGCCCCGATGGCCGGGACGGTCACCGCGGTCAACGGCTCGCTCGGCGGCTCGTCGTCGGGCTCGTCCTCGTCCAGCGCCTCGACCGGCACCGGCGGGAGCGGCGCGTCGTCGAGCTCGTCGTCGTCCTCGAGCGGCTTCATCGCCATCGAGGACCTGAGCCGGCTGCAGATCACCGCGGCGTTCTCCGAGTCGGACACCACCGCGCTCAAGGCCGGCCAGTCCGCCACGATCACCTGGAACGCCCTGGCGAGCGCGGAGACCACCGGCAAGGTGGTCGCCGTCGACCCGACCGCGACGACCAGCAACAGCGTGGTCACGTACGGCGTGACGGTCAGCCTCCCGGACCCGCCGGACGGCGCCAAGCCGGGCCAGACGGTCAGCGTCGCGGTCGTCACCGGCAGCGTCGACAACGCCGTGAAGGTCAACTCGGCGGCCGTCACGGTCAGCGGCCGGCGCTCCACCGCCACCGTGCTGACCAGCACCGGGACCCAGGAGGTCCGGCAGGTCCAGGTCGGCCTGGAGGGCGACGACGCCTACCAGATCACCTCCGGCCTGACCGCGGGGGAGAAGGTGGTCGTCCCGACCAGCAGCACCACGAGCAGCAACTCGAGCTCGCGCAGCGGGACCGGCTTCGGCAGCGGCACCGGCGGGTTCACCGGTGGTGGCGGCGCCCCGCCCGGCGGACGCTGA
- a CDS encoding ABC transporter ATP-binding protein, with protein MATTRPVLDVRDVRKLYGEGETTVRALDGVSLAVDRGDYVAIMGSSGSGKSTLMNILGCLDIPTHGSYLLDGVDVSRLTDSQLALVRNRLIGFVFQSFNLIPRTSAVANVELPLAYSGMRAAERRRRAMFALDVVGLADRAEHEPNQLSGGQQQRVAVARALVTEPALLLADEPTGDLDSHATDEVLEVFDDLHSVGRTIVIITHEEEVGARADRLIRLLDGRVTSDTRQLHQGRHAA; from the coding sequence ATGGCTACGACCCGGCCGGTCCTGGACGTCCGCGACGTACGCAAGCTGTACGGCGAGGGCGAGACCACGGTGCGCGCCCTCGACGGCGTGTCACTGGCGGTGGATCGCGGCGACTACGTGGCGATCATGGGATCGTCCGGGTCCGGCAAGTCCACCCTGATGAACATTCTCGGCTGCCTGGACATCCCGACCCACGGGTCGTACCTGCTCGACGGGGTGGACGTCAGCCGGCTCACCGACAGTCAGCTCGCGCTGGTCCGGAACCGGCTGATCGGGTTCGTGTTCCAGTCGTTCAACCTGATCCCGCGTACGTCGGCGGTGGCGAACGTCGAACTGCCGCTGGCGTACTCGGGGATGCGGGCCGCCGAACGCCGGCGCCGCGCCATGTTCGCGCTCGACGTGGTCGGCCTGGCCGATCGCGCCGAGCACGAGCCGAACCAGCTCTCCGGCGGCCAGCAGCAGCGGGTCGCGGTGGCCCGCGCGCTGGTCACCGAGCCGGCCCTGCTGCTGGCCGACGAGCCGACCGGCGACCTGGACAGTCACGCCACCGACGAGGTGCTCGAGGTCTTCGACGACCTGCACTCGGTCGGCCGCACCATCGTGATCATCACGCACGAGGAGGAGGTCGGCGCCCGCGCCGACCGGCTGATCCGGCTCCTCGACGGGCGGGTCACCTCGGACACCCGGCAGCTCCATCAGGGACGGCACGCGGCATGA
- a CDS encoding response regulator transcription factor, translating into MTSVLVVDDDPTVLEIVETVLRSGGLDVDTRRNGRDALVAAHEHVPDIAVLDVTMPDMTGLEVCRALRDDAETADIPIILLTGRGQWLDVASGFDAGADDYLVKPFTAQDLLTRVEALTGRF; encoded by the coding sequence ATGACGTCCGTTCTGGTGGTCGACGACGATCCGACCGTGCTGGAGATCGTCGAGACCGTGCTGCGGTCCGGCGGCCTTGACGTGGACACCCGGCGCAACGGGCGGGACGCGCTGGTCGCGGCGCACGAGCACGTGCCGGACATCGCCGTCCTGGACGTGACGATGCCCGACATGACCGGGCTCGAGGTGTGCCGGGCGCTGCGCGACGACGCGGAGACCGCGGACATCCCGATCATCCTGCTGACCGGGCGGGGCCAGTGGCTCGACGTGGCGTCCGGCTTCGACGCGGGCGCCGACGACTACCTGGTCAAGCCGTTCACCGCGCAGGACCTGCTGACCCGCGTCGAAGCGCTCACCGGCCGTTTCTAG